A part of Pararoseomonas sp. SCSIO 73927 genomic DNA contains:
- a CDS encoding tripartite tricarboxylate transporter substrate-binding protein has product MIRAFILLAGALMAAFPALAQQARFPDRSITIIVPFAAGGPTDVVARQLAEAMSRDLGVSVVAENVTGAGGTLGAQRVVQARPDGYTLLLGNVGVATAPTLYRRPPYDPLTQLDAVGLITPVPMVLIGRTELPARNLPELLAWLRRPGAEVNIAHAGLGSASQLCGTLLRSILQTPMTPVAFRGTAPVMTEMMAGRIDITCDQTTNAVPYIRDNRVRAFAVTTPQRLTALPDVPTTTEGGLPQLQVTIWHGFYAPHGTPRPVIDRLAQSLRAALADQAVLNRFNDLATTAEPPERATPEAHRAFLEAEIARWRPILSAAGEYAD; this is encoded by the coding sequence ATGATAAGAGCGTTCATCCTGCTGGCGGGCGCCCTGATGGCGGCCTTCCCCGCCCTCGCGCAGCAGGCCCGGTTCCCCGACAGGAGCATCACCATCATCGTGCCCTTCGCGGCCGGCGGCCCGACGGACGTGGTGGCACGCCAGCTGGCGGAGGCCATGTCGCGCGACCTCGGCGTCTCCGTGGTGGCGGAGAACGTGACGGGCGCCGGCGGCACGCTCGGCGCCCAGCGCGTCGTGCAGGCCCGGCCGGATGGCTACACCCTGCTGCTCGGCAATGTCGGCGTCGCCACCGCGCCCACCCTCTACCGCCGCCCGCCCTACGACCCGCTGACGCAGCTGGACGCGGTCGGGCTGATCACGCCCGTGCCGATGGTTCTGATCGGCCGCACCGAGCTGCCGGCGAGGAACCTGCCGGAGCTGCTGGCCTGGCTGCGCCGCCCGGGCGCCGAGGTGAACATCGCCCATGCCGGCCTGGGCTCCGCCAGCCAGCTCTGCGGCACGCTCCTCCGCTCCATCCTGCAGACGCCGATGACACCCGTCGCCTTCCGCGGCACGGCGCCCGTGATGACGGAGATGATGGCCGGCCGCATCGACATCACCTGCGACCAGACCACCAATGCCGTGCCCTACATCCGCGACAACAGGGTCAGGGCCTTCGCGGTCACCACCCCGCAGCGCCTCACCGCCCTGCCGGACGTGCCGACCACGACGGAGGGCGGGCTGCCGCAGCTGCAGGTCACGATCTGGCACGGCTTCTACGCCCCGCACGGCACGCCGCGACCGGTGATCGACCGCCTGGCGCAATCCTTGCGCGCAGCGCTGGCCGATCAGGCCGTTCTCAACCGCTTCAACGACCTCGCCACCACGGCCGAGCCGCCGGAGCGGGCCACGCCGGAGGCGCATCGCGCCTTCCTGGAGGCGGAGATCGCGCGCTGGCGCCCCATCCTCTCCGCCGCCGGCGAGTACGCGGACTGA
- a CDS encoding cupin domain-containing protein, which yields MNVTRLDEARPYEAPGHFDMRMFRLQGREAGPSDTLWMGLSWLLPGSHTALDASPIEKHYVVVEGELTIIAEADGRQEEVTLGRLDSCRIAPGEGRKLENRTNRPAAVLLAMPLKPAAPG from the coding sequence GTGAATGTCACCCGCCTCGACGAGGCGCGGCCCTACGAGGCGCCCGGCCACTTCGACATGCGCATGTTCCGCCTGCAGGGCCGGGAGGCCGGGCCTTCGGACACGCTCTGGATGGGCCTCTCCTGGCTCCTGCCGGGCAGCCACACGGCGCTCGACGCCTCGCCCATCGAGAAGCACTACGTCGTGGTCGAGGGCGAGCTGACGATCATCGCGGAGGCCGATGGCCGGCAGGAGGAGGTGACCCTGGGCCGTCTGGATTCCTGCCGCATCGCCCCGGGCGAGGGGCGGAAGCTGGAGAACCGCACGAACCGCCCCGCCGCCGTCCTGCTCGCCATGCCGTTGAAGCCTGCCGCGCCGGGCTGA
- a CDS encoding zinc-binding alcohol dehydrogenase family protein, whose protein sequence is MSAAFQPETGKNPALRVAAKGAGPHSLGLRLEECRPERPQGWCLVEVAAAGVNPSDVKAVLGAMPKAVYPRTPGRDFAGTVVEGPAELLGAQVWGSGGDVGITRDGSHARYLALPPEAVFRKPANLSMREAAAVGVPFVTAEVGWREAGGVRAGQTVLVLGANGRVGQAACVIAKAAGARVLAGIRRPEAAAAVRGADAVFDSSLGEVAEAVLAATGGHGADLVFNCVGSPWFAAGNAALGHGGTQIFIATLDRAVPFDILAFYRARHRYVGVDTLALSAAETGAVLNSLRPGFESGAITPYEIEENYVFPLARAEEAYRIVLGGAPQRVLLEMAP, encoded by the coding sequence ATGTCCGCCGCCTTCCAGCCGGAGACGGGCAAGAACCCGGCGCTGCGCGTCGCCGCCAAGGGCGCCGGCCCGCACTCCCTGGGTCTGCGACTGGAGGAGTGCCGGCCGGAACGGCCGCAGGGCTGGTGCCTCGTGGAGGTGGCCGCCGCCGGCGTGAACCCATCGGACGTGAAGGCGGTGCTCGGCGCCATGCCCAAGGCCGTCTACCCCCGCACCCCCGGCCGCGACTTCGCCGGCACCGTGGTGGAAGGCCCGGCCGAACTCCTCGGCGCCCAGGTCTGGGGCTCCGGCGGCGATGTCGGCATCACGCGCGACGGCAGCCACGCCCGCTACCTCGCCCTGCCGCCGGAGGCCGTGTTCCGCAAGCCCGCCAACCTCTCGATGCGGGAGGCTGCCGCGGTCGGTGTGCCCTTCGTCACCGCGGAGGTGGGCTGGCGCGAGGCGGGCGGGGTCCGGGCGGGGCAGACCGTGCTTGTGCTCGGCGCCAACGGCCGCGTCGGGCAGGCGGCCTGCGTCATCGCGAAGGCCGCCGGAGCCCGCGTGCTGGCCGGAATCCGCCGCCCCGAGGCGGCCGCCGCCGTCCGTGGCGCCGATGCGGTCTTCGACAGCAGCTTGGGCGAGGTGGCGGAGGCCGTGCTCGCGGCCACGGGCGGGCACGGCGCGGACCTCGTCTTCAATTGCGTCGGCTCGCCCTGGTTCGCCGCCGGCAACGCGGCCCTTGGCCACGGCGGGACGCAGATCTTCATCGCCACGCTGGACCGCGCTGTGCCCTTCGACATCCTCGCCTTCTACCGCGCCCGCCACCGCTATGTCGGTGTGGATACGCTGGCATTGAGCGCGGCGGAGACGGGCGCGGTCCTGAACTCCCTCCGCCCCGGCTTCGAATCCGGCGCGATCACGCCCTACGAGATCGAGGAGAACTACGTCTTTCCGCTCGCCCGGGCCGAGGAGGCCTACCGCATCGTGCTCGGTGGCGCCCCGCAGCGCGTGCTGCTGGAGATGGCGCCGTGA
- a CDS encoding 3-keto-5-aminohexanoate cleavage protein has translation MRDEVILTCAVTGNLTTLEQHPKLPVTPEEIADAALAAAEEGAAIAHLHVRDPATGKPSMELEYYRDVVERIRAKNPDLIINLTTGPGGRFVVGEEDPKVAGPGTTLTTPAIRTAHITALRPDIATLDLNTMNSGAQVVINTPRNARLMAKAIREAGAVPEIELFDSGDCGLMRDMLADGSLGTPVLCSFVLGVKYGFPPSPETVLYARGLIPADAEFTVIGTGRSSFPMVAQSVLAGGHARVGLEDAVMIERGVLAPSNAAMVAKARRIVEHLGPRIASPARARAIIGLS, from the coding sequence ATGCGTGACGAGGTGATCCTCACCTGCGCCGTGACGGGCAACCTGACGACGCTGGAGCAGCACCCGAAGCTGCCGGTGACGCCGGAGGAGATCGCGGACGCCGCCCTGGCCGCGGCCGAGGAGGGTGCGGCCATCGCCCACCTGCACGTGCGCGACCCCGCGACGGGCAAGCCAAGCATGGAGCTGGAGTACTACCGCGACGTGGTGGAGCGCATCCGCGCGAAGAACCCCGACCTCATCATTAACCTCACCACCGGCCCCGGCGGCCGCTTCGTGGTGGGGGAGGAGGATCCCAAGGTCGCGGGTCCCGGCACCACCCTGACGACGCCTGCCATCCGCACCGCGCACATCACCGCGCTGCGCCCGGACATCGCCACGCTGGACCTGAACACCATGAACTCGGGCGCCCAGGTGGTGATCAACACGCCGAGGAACGCGCGGCTGATGGCCAAGGCCATCCGCGAGGCCGGCGCGGTGCCGGAGATCGAGCTCTTTGATTCCGGCGACTGCGGCTTGATGCGCGACATGCTGGCCGACGGCTCGCTCGGCACGCCCGTGCTCTGCTCCTTCGTGCTGGGCGTGAAGTACGGCTTCCCGCCCTCGCCGGAGACGGTGCTCTACGCCCGCGGCCTGATCCCGGCCGATGCGGAGTTCACGGTCATCGGCACCGGCCGCTCCTCCTTCCCCATGGTCGCCCAGTCCGTCCTCGCCGGCGGCCACGCGCGCGTGGGGCTGGAGGACGCGGTGATGATCGAGCGCGGCGTCCTCGCCCCTTCCAACGCGGCGATGGTCGCCAAGGCCCGCCGCATCGTCGAGCACCTCGGCCCGAGGATCGCCAGCCCCGCCCGGGCGCGCGCGATCATCGGCCTGTCCTGA
- a CDS encoding SDR family oxidoreductase: MKKLRGSTAVIIGGSGGIGAATARCLAGAGAAVVVTYRGGEAAARALVADLPGEGHAALPASVEDSASLNALAAKVTEAQGRCDILVNSAGFTRAVPHGDLDALDDAFLDRMWAVNWRGPFAAVRAFRPLLEASEGLVVNISSIGGLNGSGSNLAYAALKAATDSMTKSLARALAPKVRVMSVSPGVVETGFVPGRGPEQNAKIAPSIPLKRVALPEDVAEAVLACATLLTYSTGSVLLVDGGRAL; the protein is encoded by the coding sequence ATGAAGAAGCTGCGTGGAAGCACCGCCGTCATCATCGGAGGATCGGGCGGCATCGGCGCGGCGACCGCGCGCTGCCTGGCCGGGGCCGGGGCGGCGGTGGTCGTCACCTATCGCGGGGGCGAGGCGGCGGCGCGCGCACTGGTTGCGGACCTGCCCGGCGAGGGCCACGCGGCCCTGCCCGCGAGCGTGGAGGACAGCGCCTCCCTCAACGCCCTGGCGGCGAAGGTGACGGAGGCGCAAGGCCGCTGCGACATCCTCGTCAACAGCGCCGGCTTCACCAGGGCCGTGCCGCACGGCGACCTGGACGCGCTGGACGACGCGTTCCTCGACCGGATGTGGGCCGTGAACTGGCGTGGTCCCTTCGCCGCCGTGCGCGCCTTCCGGCCGCTGCTGGAGGCGTCCGAGGGGCTGGTGGTGAATATCTCCTCCATCGGCGGGCTGAACGGCTCCGGCTCCAACCTCGCCTACGCCGCGCTCAAGGCAGCGACGGACAGCATGACGAAGTCGCTCGCCCGCGCGCTGGCGCCGAAGGTGCGCGTGATGTCCGTCTCCCCCGGCGTGGTGGAAACGGGCTTCGTGCCCGGCCGCGGGCCGGAGCAGAACGCGAAGATCGCGCCCAGCATCCCCCTGAAGCGCGTCGCCCTGCCGGAGGACGTGGCGGAAGCCGTCCTCGCCTGCGCCACGCTGCTCACCTACTCGACCGGATCGGTACTTCTCGTGGATGGAGGGCGTGCGCTGTGA